A region from the Triticum urartu cultivar G1812 chromosome 1, Tu2.1, whole genome shotgun sequence genome encodes:
- the LOC125523228 gene encoding CBL-interacting protein kinase 28-like isoform X2 — protein MLFNVPILPFQISEFALVEFVRLVSVEERSVLTQRYEIGRQLGQGTFAKVYYARNLANGQSVAIKILDKDKILKVGLVDQIKREISIMRIVRHPNVLQLFEVMATRSKIYFVLEYAKGGELFNKLAKGKLSEEGARTYFHQLISAIDYCHSRGVYHRDLKPENLLVDEYGTLRVSDFGLSALTKSKWRDGLLHTACGTPAYVAPEVLSRKGYNGAKADVWSCGVILFVLVAGYLPFHERNLMELYRKIAKAEYRCPRYFSTELKELLSGILDPDPNTRMSIARIKRSPWYRKPVERTPLRKDKTYASEAAASGLPCRKSSDGPASMNAFNIISLTPGFDLSGLFDERYSQREARFASNEPPAAVFVKLEELAQRMKLKVTKKDNGAMKLAAPREGKKGTLEFEAEIYELASSFLLVELKKTNGDTMEYQKLLKEDIRPSLKDIVWSWHGDVQQQAQLPQDPQWPPPQQAQQPQDRQWPPPLPPQRLEHLAANAPPPQ, from the exons ATGCTGTTTAATGTCCCAATTTTACCATTTCAGATCTCAGAATTTGCCCTG GTAGAATTTGTCAGGCTGGTGAGTG TGGAAGAGAGGAGTGTTTTGACCCAGCGTTATGAAATCGGGAGGCAATTAGGACAAGGCACCTTTGCAAAGGTATACTATGCTCGCAATCTAGCAAATGGTCAGTCTGTTGCCATAAAAATACTCGATAAGGACAAGATCTTGAAGGTTGGTCTGGTGGATCAGATAAAGAGGGAGATCTCGATAATGAGAATTGTAAGGCATCCGAATGTTCTGCAGCTTTTTGAGGTAATGGCTACCAGGAGCAAGATTTACTTCGTTCTGGAGTACGCTAAAGGCGGTGAGCTTTTCAACAAATTAGCCAAGGGGAAGCTTAGTGAGGAGGGGGCAAGGACATATTTTCACCAGTTGATCTCTGCTATAGATTATTGCCACAGTAGAGGTGTTTACCATCGTGACTTGAAGCCTGAAAATCTACTAGTGGATGAGTATGGGACCCTTAGGGTCTCTGATTTTGGTTTAAGTGCGCTAACCAAGTCAAAGTGGCGAGATGGTCTGCTCCACACCGCATGTGGAACTCCGGCTTATGTTGCTCCGGAAGTGCTCAGCAGGAAAGGCTACAACGGTGCAAAGGCAGATGTATGGTCTTGTGGAGTGATTCTGTTTGTTCTTGTTGCCGGTTATCTTCCTTTCCATGAAAGAAACCTTATGGAGTTGTATAGAAAGATTGCTAAGGCTGAGTACAGATGCCCTCGTTATTTTTCCACTGAGCTGAAGGAGCTCCTTAGTGGGATCCTTGATCCAGATCCTAATACTAGAATGTCCATCGCAAGGATAAAGAGAAGTCCTTGGTATAGGAAGCCGGTTGAGAGAACACCACTGAGAAAAGACAAGACTTATGCGAGCGAAGCTGCTGCGTCTGGCCTTCCATGTCGCAAGAGTTCCGATGGACCGGCGAGCATGAATGCATTTAATATCATTTCCCTCACTCCTGGGTTCGATCTATCTGGTTTGTTCGATGAAAGATATAGCCAAAGGGAGGCACGATTTGCTTCCAATGAGCCGCCAGCAGCTGTATTTGTGAAGCTGGAGGAACTTGCCCAACGCATGAAGCTTAAAGTTACAAAGAAAGACAATGGAGCGATGAAATTGGCCGCGCCGAGGGAAGGAAAGAAGGGTACTCTTGAGTTTGAAGCAGAGATCTATGAGCTCGCGTCGTCTTTTCTCTTAGTCGAGTTGAAGAAGACCAATGGTGACACTATGGAGTACCAGAAACTGTTGAAAGAAGACATTAGGCCGTCACTCAAGGACATTGTTTGGTCATGGCATGGCGATGTTCAGCAGCAGGCACAGCTACCTCAGGATCCACAGTGGCCACCACCGCAGCAGGCACAGCAACCTCAGGATCGACAGTGGCCGCCGCCGCTCCCACCACAGCGGTTAGAACATTTAGCTGCAAATGCCCCACCGCCACAATAA
- the LOC125523228 gene encoding CBL-interacting protein kinase 28-like isoform X1 — MEERSVLTQRYEIGRQLGQGTFAKVYYARNLANGQSVAIKILDKDKILKVGLVDQIKREISIMRIVRHPNVLQLFEVMATRSKIYFVLEYAKGGELFNKLAKGKLSEEGARTYFHQLISAIDYCHSRGVYHRDLKPENLLVDEYGTLRVSDFGLSALTKSKWRDGLLHTACGTPAYVAPEVLSRKGYNGAKADVWSCGVILFVLVAGYLPFHERNLMELYRKIAKAEYRCPRYFSTELKELLSGILDPDPNTRMSIARIKRSPWYRKPVERTPLRKDKTYASEAAASGLPCRKSSDGPASMNAFNIISLTPGFDLSGLFDERYSQREARFASNEPPAAVFVKLEELAQRMKLKVTKKDNGAMKLAAPREGKKGTLEFEAEIYELASSFLLVELKKTNGDTMEYQKLLKEDIRPSLKDIVWSWHGDVQQQAQLPQDPQWPPPQQAQQPQDRQWPPPLPPQRLEHLAANAPPPQ; from the coding sequence ATGGAAGAGAGGAGTGTTTTGACCCAGCGTTATGAAATCGGGAGGCAATTAGGACAAGGCACCTTTGCAAAGGTATACTATGCTCGCAATCTAGCAAATGGTCAGTCTGTTGCCATAAAAATACTCGATAAGGACAAGATCTTGAAGGTTGGTCTGGTGGATCAGATAAAGAGGGAGATCTCGATAATGAGAATTGTAAGGCATCCGAATGTTCTGCAGCTTTTTGAGGTAATGGCTACCAGGAGCAAGATTTACTTCGTTCTGGAGTACGCTAAAGGCGGTGAGCTTTTCAACAAATTAGCCAAGGGGAAGCTTAGTGAGGAGGGGGCAAGGACATATTTTCACCAGTTGATCTCTGCTATAGATTATTGCCACAGTAGAGGTGTTTACCATCGTGACTTGAAGCCTGAAAATCTACTAGTGGATGAGTATGGGACCCTTAGGGTCTCTGATTTTGGTTTAAGTGCGCTAACCAAGTCAAAGTGGCGAGATGGTCTGCTCCACACCGCATGTGGAACTCCGGCTTATGTTGCTCCGGAAGTGCTCAGCAGGAAAGGCTACAACGGTGCAAAGGCAGATGTATGGTCTTGTGGAGTGATTCTGTTTGTTCTTGTTGCCGGTTATCTTCCTTTCCATGAAAGAAACCTTATGGAGTTGTATAGAAAGATTGCTAAGGCTGAGTACAGATGCCCTCGTTATTTTTCCACTGAGCTGAAGGAGCTCCTTAGTGGGATCCTTGATCCAGATCCTAATACTAGAATGTCCATCGCAAGGATAAAGAGAAGTCCTTGGTATAGGAAGCCGGTTGAGAGAACACCACTGAGAAAAGACAAGACTTATGCGAGCGAAGCTGCTGCGTCTGGCCTTCCATGTCGCAAGAGTTCCGATGGACCGGCGAGCATGAATGCATTTAATATCATTTCCCTCACTCCTGGGTTCGATCTATCTGGTTTGTTCGATGAAAGATATAGCCAAAGGGAGGCACGATTTGCTTCCAATGAGCCGCCAGCAGCTGTATTTGTGAAGCTGGAGGAACTTGCCCAACGCATGAAGCTTAAAGTTACAAAGAAAGACAATGGAGCGATGAAATTGGCCGCGCCGAGGGAAGGAAAGAAGGGTACTCTTGAGTTTGAAGCAGAGATCTATGAGCTCGCGTCGTCTTTTCTCTTAGTCGAGTTGAAGAAGACCAATGGTGACACTATGGAGTACCAGAAACTGTTGAAAGAAGACATTAGGCCGTCACTCAAGGACATTGTTTGGTCATGGCATGGCGATGTTCAGCAGCAGGCACAGCTACCTCAGGATCCACAGTGGCCACCACCGCAGCAGGCACAGCAACCTCAGGATCGACAGTGGCCGCCGCCGCTCCCACCACAGCGGTTAGAACATTTAGCTGCAAATGCCCCACCGCCACAATAA